Sequence from the Panulirus ornatus isolate Po-2019 chromosome 5, ASM3632096v1, whole genome shotgun sequence genome:
AGAAATCTCCAACATGAGTGAAACCTACAGAATTAACttacaaaggaaaaaagaaaaacaacaggtTCTTAACACTCAAAAGTAATTTAAATAGATGCTTACAAGATTTAATGACAATAATCCTAATATAACAAATAAGCCATATTGGGGACAGCTATGCAGGTTGAGGAAAAGTCGATGAAAAGCTAGAGGTTTTGGTAGTATGTGCCTCTGTTTTCAGACAATACCATCTGAGCAAATGAAGTCAAGTGATATTTTCATGGGTTCTTTGCATTTCAACATGTTTCACCTACTTCTAGGTTAACCCTACAATTTCCCTAATCTTCAGAGCCCTCCACATTATTAAATACTTATTGTTTTACGATAATCCAAATCATGCTGTGCCTGTTTAAATCACTCCTAAGTTTTAGAAGTCCACTGACATGCTTTTTTTCTACTTCCATGATGCTTCTATAGCACCCGAACTTTATATTTACCTTAGCCATTATGCGTAATTCAATGACAAAGCAAACCTTTGGCCTAATTCCATAAGAGAGTATAAGCTTCAGCTGAACATAAATTTCATCCCAACTGCCTATCTGAAAGTCACTAAAATCATCTTAATACTCACCTGTTAATGTACATATGAATGGGTTTCTTGGCATTTTCTGACTGAAGAAATAGAAGCTGCGCTATCACCAAACTTGCTATGTTATCGTCGATCTGAAATATAGTTATTAACAAATACAGACACGCATATCTTTAACTTTCTGCCCCAGCCACAAGGAGGAATCACGGGTGTATGGAATGCGGTGATGTGCCAAAATATTGTTGATGGAAGTGTTTAGTGTCTGTAGTCATAGCATCCTAACCCCTGCCTTTGGCTCAGGTTAGCTTATGACTGTTTCCACAGGGTACTGGaggtatatttttgtttttcgtgGTTCCTTCATTGTCTCATTGTTAAGATGTATTTGATATTTTCTAAACATCATTTTGCAAAAGTTCAAACTATTATTTGGTTTTGTTCCTGAGCTATGCTGGGGGAAGGCATGGCAGTACCAGGTACCACAAAGAATAGGTTAATTAGCAGCAAAGGGTGAAAGGACTAGTGGAGTGACTTAAATGTAACGGAAGAAATatgtatgagagggagagagaaatgggataataatggtaataaacaATGATAGCTTTTTTGAAATATGgaagatataaaaatatatttagcCAAATAAAGCATGGTGGAAGGAAATGAGGTCAAGCATATTCTGTCTAAGCTAACAAATATGTgtacgagataaaaaaaaagttgaataaaTGTGGGGTACGTTATGGCAGTTTATGATAAGAAAGAAATCCTTATTCCTTTAAGATGCATCAAGAAGCTATATCAGCCATAAACATTTAAACCATGACCTTACCGGGCCCATGACACAAATGATTCGCTCCTTCAAGAGACGAGAAAAAATATCGTAcgctctctctcctcgtcctgtCTGCTCTATCACAATGGGGATCATGCCAAGCATTCTCTTAGTGACTTGGAAGCCAACAGTTGGCTTGATAAGTGCTTTAGAGGCTGGGTGGATGATGCCATAACTAGTCTGAAACAAAATAAGCAACATTCAGGCACAATTAAATGAGGtacatcccatatatatttaaattaaatcaatttttttttttacctaattcTCAATAGCTTTTGCAATGAGCTTTTCGACACCTGGATCTTTATATAATTTCTGGCAAGATAATTAACTAATGAAAAGTATTTAGCATTTATTTTAAAGAAAGATTAATGGTAGCAAATGGTTTACACTGAGATAATGGTCCTACCTGTAGACCATAGGTAGAACTCGACCTTATACTCCAGCTTAATGACCTGGGAATGAACAATATTCCATATCTATAACTCACAATCAATGGAAGATACTGATTCTCTCAAATTATCCCATAACTCACTGATATCAAGCGTTGTAGAGGCCGTAATAAAGACATCTCGACTTAGTGATGTTTCGTCTAGTGATATAACGCGAAGTCGACCAGATGATTTTGTTCGGGGTGTTTTTATATAGATTTCATCAGATATTCTAGAGAGTATTTTATAATTCTATAGgaattattgtaagtttattagaGGTAGATGAGTGTGTCTGTTATTCAGTCTAAAGAAATGGCGTGAATTACCGTAGATTTATGAAGGTCAACGAGACGAAGCCGAAGTTACATGTTGCATTCGAACACCAGGAGATCCAAAGGTAAACATGATTGTCTTTATGTCTGAACATTATAATTACCTGTTGTGGGGGCATTTATCTACTTTTAGATGTATTTTACTGCCATTCTTTATATATTGAATACTATATTGTATGTACAAAGTATTTCATATAATGTCAAGGGAGTAGACAATATATATTACCGACTGTGGAGAAGAGCACGTGATTGCTTGGGGTAGGAAGGGTTGCCCTCTTGCCATAACGACATATCGTCAGTAACAAAGGAGTAATGGCTTCCTTTGCTCTTCCAcagcttcacatgctctgcttcaGCCCATTGACATAGGTTGACTCCCCTATACCACAACGGTACAGTTCGTTTCACCCCATACTAGAATCATCCCCgttttgaatgttcaggccccgttacCCCAAAGCTTccctcattccatccttccttcttggtccccccccccaccttcctccacttTCGACTTTGTCTACAGTACTTTTCCCTTTGTGGCGTATAAGGGAGGATGACAAGCCCCAAGGCTAGATAACCTTGGAGGGTCCTGAAAATCAGAAAATCCATTATTATGTTATCGCAGTGTCTAAATGTCAGGGGAGCTCTAAAAGTGGGGGTATCTGACTTTATTTGAATTATTTCAGGGCTTGATTTGttgggagagggtgaaaacaaggatcaacttttttttttattttgcctaAGGTCCCCTAAAGTAGTAATATGCCACTGTTTATCCTCTTTCTTCCCCATGTTTTCAGAACGGGGTCATAGGTCCACATCTATATAACATTAATAGGATAACTAACTCGGACATATCCTTATTTTCCCTGACAGACAAtggcctctccttccacacacatcgTAATGCATCCCATGCCTTACTTcaccttccatggctccattGGCTGCCACGTACACTCCCAGGCAGACCAAGCAAGAGGCCTGAGCCCTGGACCACTGGGGCTTAGGGTCAGGAAGTGGAGAGATGAAATTTAGACATTAAATGAGGAAATGATTCAATAACAAAAATGTAAgtacttaaaaaaaatttttgtaaattattATTTGTTTCTATTTTGTCACATGGATGCCCTTTCATGGAAGGCCATTTGCCATCCCTTCCTCAAGGCCTGCGTTAGCTCATGGCGACCCTATTTCACTTCTTCTAGGTCTTTCCCATTTGAACTAATActtaaaccatcctgtctcatgcccatgatgcacctcagtttcttattttttttccccatcaatCCTCAACTTTCTCCCGTCCATCTCTTGGACTCTAACTTCAGGAATTTGGAATCTACCGTTCCATCTTTGGACAGCAACACAACACCTAgctctcccttcctttccttgtGGCTATAGACAGGCACATTCAGATGCCCTAGCCTGAGCATATTTTTGTTATTCTTTCGTAAGTGTTATGCCGAATGTCACATAATACACATGCATGACATTATCTGACAGTGACCATTAGAGAAAATGGTAAGACTTaccatgaaatatatgtatatagtgatgTGAACTTGACCCACATACTAATTAAGTAAAGCAACAGCAGAAACCACAGAGCCAATGCAACGTCACAAAAAGTGAGTTCTGCtggatatataaacacaataaaaaATGGTTCAGATTTATTCCCTGACAAGAGCAAAAAAGAGTGCATAAACACTCAATACAGCAGCGAAACAAATCAAATCCCTTTGAAATAGTGTGGTATACAGTAACATATTGCTTTCCTGTACCAGTatcaaatataaaatataaacaaatctgttttatatCAAACATGAACCAGTTATTCTTCAAATAGAGCAGAAATGAGAGTTCATACAATATAAATCATTATCACTCGTAACACATCTCAGCTTCCTACAGATAGACCTCACATATTTAACAGGCGGTACATTTTGCCTGGACAGTGTGAATGCAGGCAAAATACTTCAACTTAAGTGTATCTGGGAAGTGTAGTTTGattggtgtatgtctggtggagttgAGTGTGAGTTGGGAAGATAGATGTTGAGTGCTTGTTGTCATTACACTGGGAGTGTGTTTTGTCAAATTGGTGTTTATTTGAGAAGGTAGGTGATCTAAGAGTGTCGGAAGGTAAAATTGTATTTATTCATgaaggttggtggttagttatgggaTGGTTTTGGTGAGAGGGATCATTTGCTGTTGCAAAATGTGGGCACAGAGCATATATGAGCGGGATTttattggaagtatttttgtgTCACAGTATAGGTTTGGATGCTTGTGGTTGCCAGCCATCCAAtgattgttctgtgtgtgtattctgtgCTGTGTTGTTTTTGGTTCCAAAAGTTTGCTCTGTAAAGAGCAGATGATCAAGCAGGCAAGGTAGAGTTTAGGGTGAAGGTGTTGAATTGTTTTCAGAGGATATTAAAAACTTGTCTAAAACTGGTGCTAGTAAGTATTAGGAGGGCATAAGATTTATTAGGAGGGCATAAGATTTGTTTGTGGCCTTTATGTTGATGTATGTGGAATGGGGAGTGGGCCGGTCGCATGCGTGTCATTAGTGATACATAATATAATTGGAGTTTTGTTTTGTTAAATGGAATCAGTTTGTTATTTAGGGTTATGGGAGGGCAGAGGCTGGATTCTTGTCTATCAGGGTTTAAAAAGGCAACAGAAGATTCTGTTTTGAGTAAGACAAAGCTTAACTGCTATTTTTACTTCTACATGTTTATTGCTAATGATTTAGCAATATGGGCACAGTGATGTAATTGTTTGGTCATCCAAATAGGGCAGAACTTTCATGCTGAGGTATATGGGAGACATAAGGAAGTCATATAGAAAGATTttgaagaggttggtgaaagaCATGCTCCCTGGAAAGTCCATTGTAGAGCTTGATTACTGAAGGTGAAGACTTTCTTAGTGACTGGCTCGATGGTCAGTCAGCTATGATATTGGCCAGCACATCTGATCATTTTTGTAGAGGGTTACGTCATGTAACTTTTGTGTGAGAATACAATGGGGACAGTGTCACATGCTTTGCTGATGTCAATTGTCACTAGTTCTGTACAGGAGAGTGGTTGAAATCATCTGAGCTATGTTGCGTAAGTTCTGTGCTGTGGAGCATTTAGGTCTAAAGCCACAATATGTTTTGTGTCGTTGGGGTGCTTAGCTTGATCCTATCATGGACCAGTTTTAGGAGTTTGGAtattgatgataacagtgatacagCACAGTAGGAGATAAGTGAGCAAGGAGATTTAGAGGGTTTCAGGTTGGGTACTGTATTGGTATGTTCCCAAATGTTTAAGATTTTGTGTAACCAGGATTGCTTGGAGATATCTTTAAGTGACTGGGTTGCCATTGGACTAGAACATTTTATTTGGAAGTCTGATATGTTATCAGGGTCTAGGGAAGTTCTTGAGTTTTAATTGACTTATGATTGGCAGTAGGAGTGAAATGTGGGTCTGCAGTTGTGTCATTTAGATTTTGCTTGATTTTCATGCCTGTTTGATAAACAAGTGTAGTTGGTTTGCAAGTAATGCTTGAGCAATGTTTCTGTGAGTAATTTTTGAGCAAAGTTTCAGGAGTATATCTTTTGTTCTTTGAGAAAGGGATGGTGTGGATTTTCTTCATTGATCTCCATTATTTGGTGCTATTGGATTTATGGTTACACTTTAAGTAtaaagtcacttttggcaaggttgtatcactgtTAGAGGATGAAATGGAAAATATTCTCACTGAgaactcactccagaggagtcctcatttccctgctcctgactaTATCGCATTCTTGATGATGCAGGACTCCCTTAAAGGGGCCTTGTGTTGTTTACAGTAGACACATTACATACCAGTACGTATATGTGCACGATTGCTTTCCTTGCTTTTCTAAAGCAGTGTCAGGAACAAACTTGTAAATCTGCCTCCGTTTCAAGATGCATTTATTTCAGattgaaaattatatttttctttattttatcagCAGTCTTTTCCTGTAGATTTTGAAGAAACTGAATTGTAGCCTGTATTCCCCCACTTAATGCAGGCTGCCACTGTGGTGGCATGATAGAGTCTACACATTTCCCAGAATATGATGCCCTTTTAAGGACAGATATGATTCTTTCAATAAAATGTTCTTTATCCCAATGTTGTTCATGCTCCTCAATCAGCTCCTGAAGAAAAAGAGATTTCAGGGTCCTGGGACTGGGTACATTTACACCAACAGGATATATCTGCCAGGCACGGCCATTACGCCGCTTCTCTTGCTTTGGTAGCCACCAACAGGTGCTCAGCAATCTGGCAAAATAAAAGCATGCTTGCAAGACTATATACTCCTCTTCCTTGACTCCTGCaatgatggatttgaatgtaaaaTTAAACATATAAATCCAGTTTCCTTCAGATGTGTTGCCTATATGTTCATGATCATTAGCCTCTAAGTGATTCTGGAAATGTTCGGGTAGCTTATGTAGCTGAAGCTTCCTTGGAAATGGAGCCTTCAAGACTGGACTGAGCATCAAACGCAAAAGTAACACTCTTTGTTTGTAACGGTAAAGAGTGTAAATGCAAACTCCAGTAGAGGTATGGGCTAGGAAAGGTGGCACTAGTGCAAGATATTTGAAGCTGGTTGCTGCTAGAGCCTCATGGACTGCTTTacaaaatgagtttttaaaagtagCCCCTATAAAGAGATCCTGGTCCATTTCTGAACTTATTCCTATTATGTATTCTCCATTTTTTACCtcatttctttccatttcctttaTGGAGATACAACCATCTAGTAAGGCACTATAGCTATCAAGCTCAAGGTAAAATTCAAAGCTCTCTGGGAGAAAAAATTCAGTTTTTTCACCCAGTGGGAAAGAAGGTACTATCTTACCAACAAATCTTTTATCTACCTGTCCTATCTTATCAAATAACATTTGAGCATCACTCTTCACAGAACTTTCAAAGTCTTTGGAAAGAAGGTGTTCTGTTTTCTTTAGTTCTTGAGCCATACTGTCCCAAAGGCTGGTGGAGCTTTTAATTCCAAGTTTTTCACATCTATAAGTCAATATAAGCTTTGCCTTTGCTTGATCTCCTTTTGTATTTGCTATTACAGATGACTCTTGGCAAGATAAGATATCTAGATGATgccttttcacattttctttaaagtTATGAAAAATGACTCCTGATTTCATGCCAGCACTACACTCGATATCATTTTGTGTAAACTCCACCATATACTCCATGCATGCCTTGTGGCCCCTCACTGCAGCCAGATGAACAGCAGCTAGACCACCAAAGGTCATGCAGGCATGGTTTGCTCCTTGGGATAATAGGTACTCAACCATGTTGATCTTACCGTATGCTGCAGCAATGTGCAGCATTGTACTCCCCGAAGCATCATGCACTATACCATTAATATCCACACTACTACACATTCTTATTCTGTGTAATATTGTCACAAGGCTCAGTTCTGCAAGCAAATACATAaatgttttattttgtttatcagTCTGCCCCTCTTTAACTCCTTTTGCATAGTCTAACAGATCTGCAGTGACTGAATCTcctacttctttttttcttaattttctctcAAATTTCTGTAATTCACTTTCCAATAAGTCATTTGCAAGCTGTTCAGAAATATTATCTAAATTGCACGCTGTACTATATGGGTTCATCTTCAGGTCACGGCACAAAGAATAGGCTGTTTCATGGTGGCTGTTGTTGACAGCCATGACCAGTGGATGAAGATGGTTTGGCAGGGGGTTGAGCTGCACCCCAGCTACACCCAGCAGCTGGCAAGTGAGAGTCAGTCCTAAGGATGATGCCATTGCCAGCATATCAGTGTAGTTGACAGAACTGCTCGTTGGCCAGCGGTCCAACCATGTACCAAGTTCCTCTTCTAATTTGTGGCCTGATGTTTCAGCAGTGGTCTTGAGATATGCCATGCCATCACTCATAATATTTTGCAGGTCATCAGATCCTGGTATCATCTCGATCTCTGCATTCAGTCTGTCACAAAAGGCCTGAAAAAAGATTGAGATGAATGATTGATAAAATTCTGAAGGATGTAGGAATTGCATAGTAAAATATCTGGAGAACTCTGAATATCAGCTGATAATATTATCCAGCAAGTCTTCTTGGGTGAAGCACTAGTCATTTTTATGGGGAAACTAATCAAAATGTAgtaattcaaatattttttttctttacctaacTGCATTTCCCACTATTACAAGGTAATACCAGGAACAAATGGACAATGGCCACATTTGCAAAGATCCAATCACTAGCTATAaagcataatgcactgaaagcaaaGACTACCGTATCCACACTGACTACATGGTTATCCATGTAACAAAAGAAAGGAGAGGTCAGCATATGATTTAAAAAGGAATGCATGATTATGTCTTGGTCGTTTAATGTTGTATATTCATTAGTAGGGTGGTGAGAAATATTCTACAATATAAGCGGCAAAGATATAAACATGAAGAAAAAGTTACAACAGGAAGCTACTACATGTGAGTGATAGAGGGATAATATCATAACCTACTAAAGAATGATAgaaatcaatgaaagatcttgttTTAGTAGGAAAGAATTGTAAGCAAAAATCAAAACATCAGTACTGTTGTCTGAGAagagacagatggatttgaaATATGGATGATGGACAATATATGAGGACTTCTATACTATATATGTCTTCTGTACTAGAAGACATCCATTTTGCCATCATTTACAAACGATTCTTTAAAATACCCTCTCTTCCACACTATATCCTTTGTTACTAGTATTATTCCAGAATTGTCTAATGCACTGTCACGCCATACACATCTTTCACTCTTCTGTATCTCCTTCAagaataattttgtttttcttttaaattcttcGTTTTTCTTCTGAGATCCTCAGTGTAGATTTAAGTAATTTTTTAAGATACATCTTAACACCTGTCCTAAAGGGTGCAGTTTCAAAGAGGCAACACCTAATCTACATTATGGAGAGAAAATTTCAGTGATCCATCAGTGTGAGCTTACCTTCCTGATGAGGGCTGGGAAAAGAGCAGGGAGGCCATTGGTGTTATGTGCAGCTTCAAAAGGTGTGTCACCTACAAGGCCATGGGCACACAAAGGTGCACCAGCACTTAGCAGGAGAAAAACAGCATCTCGATGGCCCCCTTGAATTGCTTCTAGCAGAGGGTCTTTGTGGGATCCCAGTGGCAACACTTTCACACCTTTCATCAGGAGGTCTTGCATTACTTTTACATTTCCTGTCTTAGAAGCTTCAGCAAAGTCACTAAATCTCCTTATAGACTCAGTAGAACTAATCATTCCTAGATTTCCAACTGCCTAGAAAGTAAAGGTCATTTAATACAAATATGATCTAAATAAGGAGCAACTATTTTGGAATGGGTAATGCTCTAAGATGTACGGCATAAGAAAGGTATAATGTAGGCACTTATCTAAGTATTCCCAAATCGACTATTTCACAAGCAGTATCTTCTCtgaatatgatgattatcttTGCACATTTGCCTTATTCATTTTAGTTTCTGTCTGGCCTGAAACTGGCACCAGTGGAGCACAGCAGGTCTTCAGCTGAAGGTATGTAAATATGTGAGTGGAATTAGACCAGGTGACCCATTCAAATAAAACAGACATTAGTATCTTTGAAGGTGTACCTCCTAAGGTTGGTGTTAGTGTTACCCTAAAGTTTATTAGCTGATCAATTAAACTACCTGCCTTCTGCGTCAAAAGATGAACATttcctcaattttttcttttatcatatgttCTTTCTGTTATCTCATTTTTAGACTTTCTttaacttttcattttcttcctacaTTCATACTCTCTTTACATCAATCCACATAggcattctctctttctctctgtctcttacatttcatatatttatataatttccttattttttttatgtGCATATATGATAAGTACAAAAGTTAACATTCTTTTTACCATATCTTGATGAGTAGGATAAAGAGAACTTCCCATGCATAAGAAAGTATAAAGTACTCTAAGTTGAAAAGACAAAGTGATTATGCCTCATTAAAATCTGTAGGTAATGTGTCAATTCTCCCCAGTTGTGAGATTGAACCTGGCTGATTCAGGGTTCTAATTAATATTCAAACATATCAGCAATGGGAAAGATTAATTTCCAAGAGACACATCTTCCACTGAGTAATGGAAGATAATTTTCTCTATGAAAGCACAACTTACTCTTAATCGCACATGAAAGTGATTATATCTTAGACAGTCATAAGAATACTACCAGTGTCACAGACATCCATGGAGCTATAACTCTCATTCCTCTTCTTGTTGTACATCTTACTGTCACCCAAGATGGCCATACTTAGGACAGATTTCTGCCCACGTCATGTTGGAAAAAAAGTTTAAGGATCTTCAGTCTTAGAAGAAGGCGTGATATCCACTATACTAAGGCCCAATTGAATGCACATTTTGTAGCAATCAATGATTATTTAATTAAATATTTATCTTCAGATTCAACTCGTGTGACCATTACATTCGACACAAGTTTCATTAAGATACACTTTACACAATTCTTTgaagttaatgtaaacaatgcatACAAGTTACTATTAAACATGAACAATTAGGAACGCTGTATAACCTTTGCAAGATGGTTGGCTAGATGTGCATTACCGCTGTCTCGAGCaacttggtgaggatatttattcTGATGATTGGACAGTCGTGGGTCACAACCCAAGGACATGAGAAGGTTAGCCAGATTCACCCATGCCTCCTTCACACTCAGGGCCTTCCCATCCCAACATGTGTTGCGCTCACAGGTGCTTGCCTTCTCTGTCAGGGAGTGCAGGGCAGTAAAACCTGTAAAATGTTTTTTCACTTCAGGATGTGTAATTATCAGTGCCACTGGTGTGACTTAGACAAATTACCACCTATTATTTCTATGAAAAATGGTTACTAaagatgtatatgtgctgtgatGGGCAACAGGCTTGCAACTACTAGTTACCAAATACTGCAGATTTGAATGACTGGGTGGAAAACAAGAGTTAAGAATATCATAACACTTAAGAATATGGAAATGGCAGATGATTTATGGAAAGAGCATCGGTTTTATGAAACAGATCAGGCTTGATGAAGGATCCAATGTTTATGTAAGAGAGGGTATAGGATTTCTTATGAAAGAGGAGTTTGTACAGCACATTTCTTTTTAGTAGCATCAGAAACTGATGATGAAACTCATACACATTCATCTCCACAGTCTGACTGCAGTTtatcttgaccacttcatatgcccaggttaaGACCACTGACAGAATTTTGCCCTAAGTATATCCCATCGATTCAATTGATTTTACT
This genomic interval carries:
- the LOC139748710 gene encoding uncharacterized protein isoform X2, which translates into the protein MYLTSATVPLVSYPVQSSVQEVIISGSNVTINCKTGKLIWHIEGKSEVVPLAKTSELHHFGVFSKNPVLPTLTLDGRSFLLGWYDHSISTTSNHPLPPAMEHKLIIDCLEPDMDGVVCKIKNDSKVVLELLTVPSSPAFLVIDSGDQDLFLLQYISILPNIAHVPPAVIAVLPTITTPLPTDTTTTGFPKVPGWSGWWVFVTVLLAILLVFVIIICCISHYHRPKIEKYLEGMHFISEATREDVEIQLQPERRPLLMRSVSLINTDDPKFATPLRLWNAVASGEQEEVEQVLATLGPNPQVTLDGWDTSPYEEAHQRGRSNILHLLEAFMHKQPHVPQNDMILQVLQAHMKKVDAVFEAASGGQYRYTGGVDVLLRAYSLPGTVQDQHGRSLLHYAASVMLADEGPLWLAPDIRSLVEDHGVYVNAVDFNGFTALHSLTEKASTCERNTCWDGKALSVKEAWVNLANLLMSLGCDPRLSNHQNKYPHQVARDSGNAHLANHLAKAVGNLGMISSTESIRRFSDFAEASKTGNVKVMQDLLMKGVKVLPLGSHKDPLLEAIQGGHRDAVFLLLSAGAPLCAHGLVGDTPFEAAHNTNGLPALFPALIRKAFCDRLNAEIEMIPGSDDLQNIMSDGMAYLKTTAETSGHKLEEELGTWLDRWPTSSSVNYTDMLAMASSLGLTLTCQLLGVAGVQLNPLPNHLHPLVMAVNNSHHETAYSLCRDLKMNPYSTACNLDNISEQLANDLLESELQKFERKLRKKEVGDSVTADLLDYAKGVKEGQTDKQNKTFMYLLAELSLVTILHRIRMCSSVDINGIVHDASGSTMLHIAAAYGKINMVEYLLSQGANHACMTFGGLAAVHLAAVRGHKACMEYMVEFTQNDIECSAGMKSGVIFHNFKENVKRHHLDILSCQESSVIANTKGDQAKAKLILTYRCEKLGIKSSTSLWDSMAQELKKTEHLLSKDFESSVKSDAQMLFDKIGQVDKRFVGKIVPSFPLGEKTEFFLPESFEFYLELDSYSALLDGCISIKEMERNEVKNGEYIIGISSEMDQDLFIGATFKNSFCKAVHEALAATSFKYLALVPPFLAHTSTGVCIYTLYRYKQRVLLLRLMLSPVLKAPFPRKLQLHKLPEHFQNHLEANDHEHIGNTSEGNWIYMFNFTFKSIIAGVKEEEYIVLQACFYFARLLSTCWWLPKQEKRRNGRAWQIYPVGVNVPSPRTLKSLFLQELIEEHEQHWDKEHFIERIISVLKRASYSGKCVDSIMPPQWQPALSGGIQATIQFLQNLQEKTADKIKKNIIFNLK
- the LOC139748710 gene encoding uncharacterized protein isoform X1, with the protein product MTVMDGRRWTVILSILWLLLSGATVTHQDCVVSKNHTIAWTWPEVVVGVWVPYNITHDLPILQFKVIFEEYSYSEKHDLIQVFVNSTQVTRQQEDQQTYERTNSEIILPGWARVQLNILNNATVMYLTSATVPLVSYPVQSSVQEVIISGSNVTINCKTGKLIWHIEGKSEVVPLAKTSELHHFGVFSKNPVLPTLTLDGRSFLLGWYDHSISTTSNHPLPPAMEHKLIIDCLEPDMDGVVCKIKNDSKVVLELLTVPSSPAFLVIDSGDQDLFLLQYISILPNIAHVPPAVIAVLPTITTPLPTDTTTTGFPKVPGWSGWWVFVTVLLAILLVFVIIICCISHYHRPKIEKYLEGMHFISEATREDVEIQLQPERRPLLMRSVSLINTDDPKFATPLRLWNAVASGEQEEVEQVLATLGPNPQVTLDGWDTSPYEEAHQRGRSNILHLLEAFMHKQPHVPQNDMILQVLQAHMKKVDAVFEAASGGQYRYTGGVDVLLRAYSLPGTVQDQHGRSLLHYAASVMLADEGPLWLAPDIRSLVEDHGVYVNAVDFNGFTALHSLTEKASTCERNTCWDGKALSVKEAWVNLANLLMSLGCDPRLSNHQNKYPHQVARDSGNAHLANHLAKAVGNLGMISSTESIRRFSDFAEASKTGNVKVMQDLLMKGVKVLPLGSHKDPLLEAIQGGHRDAVFLLLSAGAPLCAHGLVGDTPFEAAHNTNGLPALFPALIRKAFCDRLNAEIEMIPGSDDLQNIMSDGMAYLKTTAETSGHKLEEELGTWLDRWPTSSSVNYTDMLAMASSLGLTLTCQLLGVAGVQLNPLPNHLHPLVMAVNNSHHETAYSLCRDLKMNPYSTACNLDNISEQLANDLLESELQKFERKLRKKEVGDSVTADLLDYAKGVKEGQTDKQNKTFMYLLAELSLVTILHRIRMCSSVDINGIVHDASGSTMLHIAAAYGKINMVEYLLSQGANHACMTFGGLAAVHLAAVRGHKACMEYMVEFTQNDIECSAGMKSGVIFHNFKENVKRHHLDILSCQESSVIANTKGDQAKAKLILTYRCEKLGIKSSTSLWDSMAQELKKTEHLLSKDFESSVKSDAQMLFDKIGQVDKRFVGKIVPSFPLGEKTEFFLPESFEFYLELDSYSALLDGCISIKEMERNEVKNGEYIIGISSEMDQDLFIGATFKNSFCKAVHEALAATSFKYLALVPPFLAHTSTGVCIYTLYRYKQRVLLLRLMLSPVLKAPFPRKLQLHKLPEHFQNHLEANDHEHIGNTSEGNWIYMFNFTFKSIIAGVKEEEYIVLQACFYFARLLSTCWWLPKQEKRRNGRAWQIYPVGVNVPSPRTLKSLFLQELIEEHEQHWDKEHFIERIISVLKRASYSGKCVDSIMPPQWQPALSGGIQATIQFLQNLQEKTADKIKKNIIFNLK